A window from Candidatus Cloacimonadota bacterium encodes these proteins:
- a CDS encoding glycosyltransferase, which translates to MSDNKLLMIINEFPPTGLSGVQRALKFLKYACREGWEVHAVVPNKPVRKETDHSLLVDIPPEAHIHRVGGLGIRSRNVSRITSTRFADTMPKNPLSRGFWTLAKFINDLLWPIDKQIGWMPFAAWKAARIIRRHQIRNLYITAYPYSSFLAGIRLKKRFKEKIFWVADYRDAWQFAPLLDKKVLPFRMKRIEKTDAKVLKTCDAAVFVTPRTRFLYAEKYPWAADKSRVITNGYDEDDFACLLPVPYPEPTLVYMGRMDRNYGDPLQLFAGMELASIPGLRLVHVGTIDPQLLARIEAKGITTYDHLGYQPHRTALEHILGAWANVIIRDNSPASEQDYPGKLFELLRAGKPILSIGAPGSIIGDLLRETGLGLHVNSADPDAIARALNQLLRDPHQTMAPSPIINQFSRAEISRQLLQLFP; encoded by the coding sequence ATGAGCGACAATAAACTGCTGATGATCATCAACGAGTTTCCGCCCACCGGCTTGAGCGGCGTCCAGCGGGCGCTGAAATTCCTCAAATACGCCTGCCGCGAAGGCTGGGAAGTGCACGCTGTCGTGCCCAACAAACCGGTGCGGAAAGAAACTGATCATTCCCTGCTGGTCGACATTCCCCCCGAAGCCCATATCCACCGGGTGGGCGGCTTGGGCATCCGCAGCCGCAACGTGAGCCGGATCACCAGCACCCGCTTTGCCGACACCATGCCCAAAAACCCGCTCTCAAGGGGGTTTTGGACCCTGGCGAAATTCATCAATGACCTCCTTTGGCCCATCGATAAACAGATCGGCTGGATGCCCTTCGCCGCCTGGAAAGCGGCCCGGATCATCCGCCGCCACCAGATCCGCAATCTCTATATCACGGCTTATCCCTACTCCTCCTTCCTGGCCGGGATCAGGCTGAAAAAGCGGTTTAAGGAAAAGATCTTCTGGGTGGCCGATTACCGCGACGCCTGGCAGTTCGCGCCCCTGCTGGACAAAAAAGTGCTGCCCTTCAGAATGAAGCGCATCGAAAAAACCGATGCCAAGGTCCTCAAAACCTGCGATGCTGCGGTGTTCGTAACCCCTCGCACCCGGTTTCTTTACGCGGAAAAATATCCCTGGGCGGCAGATAAGTCCAGGGTGATCACCAACGGCTATGATGAGGACGATTTTGCCTGCCTCTTGCCTGTGCCATATCCAGAACCGACCCTGGTCTATATGGGCAGGATGGACCGCAATTACGGTGATCCGCTCCAGCTCTTCGCCGGAATGGAGCTCGCGTCAATTCCCGGCCTGCGGCTGGTGCATGTGGGCACGATCGACCCCCAGCTGCTAGCCAGGATCGAAGCGAAGGGGATAACGACTTATGACCATCTGGGATACCAGCCTCACCGGACCGCGCTGGAACACATCCTCGGCGCCTGGGCGAATGTGATCATCCGGGACAACAGCCCTGCCTCCGAGCAGGACTACCCCGGCAAACTATTTGAACTGCTGCGGGCGGGCAAGCCCATACTCTCGATCGGCGCTCCCGGATCGATCATCGGGGACCTGCTGCGTGAAACCGGGCTGGGGCTGCATGTTAATTCCGCCGATCCGGATGCCATAGCACGTGCTCTGAACCAGCTTTTAAGGGATCCTCACCAGACCATGGCCCCCTCACCAATAATCAACCAGTTCTCCCGGGCCGAGATCTCCCGGCAGCTGCTGCAGCTTTTCCCCTGA
- a CDS encoding glycosyltransferase family 4 protein — MKKLLILSDLYPTRQDNLNGIFVKHQVDALAPHYQILVIAFHIGSSFRVERYGQGLVSVCSITYPARKVPFLSAFASFPAFALPVARLVGTRFRPDLIHVHDFRHIPELFWLKTWLDRVETPKFLTLHNIRTHPDRLGGNRLLPFYRKTLPKALARWDHAFTVNARLKNWLLPHLEAARISVLGNAIGPNPNCREEELTPVRAGLREGSHKLISVGNLTPEKGFSYLIEAVKILTDKGLDLQLVIVGKGTERAALNARIRALGLGGSIWLAGGLDNHIVRNLYQHFDLFVLPSYSETFGIVFLEAMDAGLPVLGIERQGIHGLFEEGREALFAQPRDAASLADRIARFIQEPELAAQLARAGQTRVQKDFMLPGLIGRVREVYERQ, encoded by the coding sequence ATGAAAAAATTACTGATCCTCAGCGACCTCTACCCCACCCGTCAGGACAACCTGAACGGGATCTTCGTGAAACACCAGGTTGACGCGCTGGCACCGCATTACCAGATTTTGGTGATCGCGTTCCACATTGGCAGCAGTTTCCGGGTGGAGCGGTATGGCCAGGGCCTGGTTTCCGTCTGCTCGATCACCTACCCGGCCCGGAAGGTCCCGTTTCTATCGGCCTTTGCCAGCTTCCCGGCCTTTGCCCTGCCCGTGGCCAGACTGGTCGGGACTCGCTTCCGGCCGGATCTCATCCACGTTCACGATTTCCGCCACATCCCTGAGCTGTTTTGGCTGAAAACCTGGCTGGACCGGGTGGAAACCCCAAAATTCCTAACCCTCCACAACATCCGCACCCACCCCGACCGCCTGGGCGGAAACCGGCTGCTGCCCTTTTACCGCAAGACCCTGCCCAAAGCGCTGGCCCGCTGGGATCACGCTTTCACCGTCAACGCGCGGCTTAAAAACTGGCTGCTGCCGCATCTGGAAGCAGCCAGGATCAGCGTTTTGGGCAACGCGATCGGCCCCAACCCCAACTGCCGGGAGGAGGAACTTACCCCGGTGAGAGCAGGATTGCGGGAGGGCAGCCACAAGCTCATATCCGTGGGCAACCTGACCCCGGAAAAGGGCTTCTCTTATCTGATCGAAGCGGTTAAGATCCTCACAGACAAAGGGCTGGACCTGCAGCTGGTGATCGTGGGCAAGGGAACGGAACGCGCGGCTCTGAACGCGCGGATCAGGGCTTTGGGGCTGGGTGGCAGCATTTGGCTGGCCGGCGGGCTGGATAACCATATCGTGCGCAACCTTTATCAGCACTTCGACCTCTTCGTGCTGCCCAGTTACAGCGAGACCTTTGGCATCGTGTTCCTGGAGGCGATGGATGCCGGCCTGCCGGTGCTGGGCATTGAGAGACAGGGCATCCACGGCCTCTTCGAAGAAGGCCGGGAAGCTCTTTTCGCCCAGCCCCGCGACGCTGCCAGCCTGGCAGACCGGATCGCCAGATTCATCCAGGAACCGGAACTCGCCGCCCAGCTTGCCCGGGCTGGGCAAACGCGGGTCCAGAAGGATTTCATGTTGCCCGGGCTGATCGGCCGGGTGAGGGAAGTGTATGAGCGACAATAA
- a CDS encoding polyprenyl synthetase family protein produces the protein MLLQKYFETRLEMIEASLKQYASPQTAPAKELKKATRYAIFPGGKRWRPLLLLSMYEMLTGMKKSKGLAEAVKAAAALEIAHSAALTHDDLPLLMNRTERRAAPALHIKYDNTVGILAGDALYALAFEVLGDITPPSKALACIRILSTSTRSYGMIGGQAVALESKHRVMKLNTLRYIDSKKVGSLLQAAADMACVLAGAEENTRQIMNSYALNLGLAYQMIEDINKDYNRGSEDIDFDEDYVPASKNSYTGFLGFDKARQAVEKLLDESERMISPFEHTEVLVEFVQMIKENLP, from the coding sequence TTGCTGTTACAGAAGTATTTTGAGACACGTTTGGAAATGATCGAAGCCAGTCTGAAACAATACGCGAGCCCGCAGACGGCTCCAGCCAAGGAACTCAAGAAAGCCACGCGCTACGCGATCTTCCCCGGCGGCAAACGCTGGCGCCCGCTGCTGCTGCTCTCGATGTATGAGATGCTCACCGGGATGAAAAAGAGCAAGGGCCTGGCGGAGGCGGTGAAGGCCGCCGCAGCGCTGGAAATAGCCCACAGCGCGGCTTTGACGCATGACGATCTGCCCCTTTTGATGAACAGAACGGAGCGGCGCGCGGCCCCGGCGCTGCACATCAAATACGACAATACGGTGGGGATCCTGGCCGGAGACGCTCTTTACGCTCTCGCCTTCGAGGTTTTGGGCGATATCACCCCGCCTTCCAAAGCTCTGGCCTGCATCCGCATCCTTTCCACCAGCACCCGGTCCTACGGCATGATCGGAGGCCAGGCCGTGGCCCTGGAAAGCAAGCACCGGGTGATGAAACTGAACACGCTGCGCTACATAGATTCCAAAAAGGTGGGGTCGCTGCTGCAGGCGGCCGCGGACATGGCCTGCGTGCTGGCCGGGGCGGAGGAAAACACGCGCCAGATCATGAACAGCTACGCCCTGAACCTTGGCCTGGCCTACCAGATGATCGAGGACATCAACAAAGATTACAACCGCGGCAGCGAGGACATCGATTTCGATGAAGACTACGTTCCCGCCTCCAAAAACAGCTACACCGGCTTTCTGGGCTTCGACAAAGCGCGCCAGGCGGTGGAGAAGCTGCTGGACGAAAGTGAGCGGATGATAAGCCCCTTTGAGCATACGGAGGTTCTGGTGGAGTTTGTGCAAATGATCAAGGAGAATCTGCCCTGA
- a CDS encoding Gfo/Idh/MocA family oxidoreductase has product MKKIRLGLIGCGRISKNHFEAVSQIPEAEFVACADLNEDKARLAAETYGVKTWYTDYLEMLNKEELDAVSICSPSGIHPQIGIDVAKHKFNVITEKPMGINIDGADKLIRACDANHVKLFVVKQNRLNSTMQLLKNAVDKNRFGRIFVAQSNVFWQRPQDYYDAAKWRGTWEFDGGAFMNQASHYVDAMYWLLGNVDSVMAYTATMARRIEAEDTGCAILHFRSGIIATLNVTMLTYPKNFEGSITIIGEKGTVKVGGVAVNKIEKWEFEEYDDDDRIALDANYQPPNVYGFGHNPYYRNVVDVLLDMGKPFTDGRDGRKSVEIIQAIYQSAKTGKRVSLPL; this is encoded by the coding sequence TTGAAAAAGATCAGATTAGGCTTGATCGGCTGCGGCCGCATCTCCAAAAACCACTTTGAAGCAGTTTCCCAGATCCCCGAGGCCGAGTTCGTGGCCTGCGCGGACTTGAACGAAGACAAAGCCCGCCTCGCCGCCGAAACCTACGGCGTGAAAACCTGGTACACCGACTATCTGGAAATGCTGAACAAGGAAGAGCTGGACGCCGTGAGCATCTGCTCCCCCAGCGGGATCCATCCCCAGATCGGCATCGACGTGGCCAAACACAAATTCAACGTGATCACCGAAAAACCCATGGGCATCAACATCGACGGCGCGGACAAACTGATCAGGGCCTGCGACGCCAACCACGTGAAACTTTTCGTGGTGAAACAAAACCGCCTCAACAGCACCATGCAGCTGCTGAAAAACGCCGTGGACAAAAACCGCTTCGGACGTATCTTCGTGGCCCAGTCCAACGTCTTCTGGCAACGCCCCCAGGATTATTACGACGCCGCCAAATGGCGCGGCACCTGGGAATTCGACGGCGGCGCTTTCATGAACCAGGCCAGCCACTACGTGGACGCCATGTACTGGCTGCTGGGGAATGTGGACAGCGTGATGGCCTACACCGCCACCATGGCCCGCCGGATCGAGGCTGAGGACACCGGTTGCGCCATCCTCCATTTCCGCTCCGGGATCATCGCCACCCTCAACGTAACCATGCTCACCTATCCCAAGAATTTCGAGGGCTCCATCACCATCATCGGCGAAAAAGGCACCGTGAAAGTGGGCGGCGTGGCCGTCAACAAGATCGAAAAATGGGAATTTGAGGAATACGACGATGACGACCGCATCGCCCTGGACGCCAATTACCAGCCGCCGAACGTTTACGGATTCGGCCACAACCCCTATTACCGCAACGTGGTGGACGTTCTGCTGGACATGGGAAAACCCTTCACCGACGGACGCGACGGACGCAAATCCGTGGAGATCATCCAGGCCATCTACCAATCCGCCAAAACGGGAAAAAGGGTTTCGCTGCCCCTCTGA
- a CDS encoding glycosyltransferase family 9 protein, whose protein sequence is MNGPIREILIIHTWGIGDLILLTPALRVAKKLHPELRITLLVFPRQAAIPVLEADYVDEIAYGGWKPLTLARTIRFLCRKRYHAVMFTTGVKPWKAWLFMLLLKAKHKISEHSNIKYPGLTDYVPYSSPGPRTRNNYELLRAVLPLPGWEEALRRQEELDLATAFALNEAHRNWAEDYLREQGLAGKPILAIHPGCMARNKFRRWPQEYFAELIRAVRQDFDCHTVVIAGPDEEDVGLFLARIEGVHLLRRTSLANVAAFIARCQAFVNTDSGLGHIASCFRIPSLTIFGPGDEAQTAPFSPNSQVVRLPIHCAPCVRSKQRNCQAECLTGLSPQKVYVALKPILDSVFANDT, encoded by the coding sequence ATGAACGGACCAATTCGGGAAATCCTGATCATCCACACCTGGGGCATTGGCGACCTGATCCTGCTTACGCCGGCGTTGAGAGTGGCTAAAAAGCTGCATCCGGAACTGCGGATCACCCTGCTGGTCTTTCCCCGCCAGGCGGCCATCCCTGTTCTGGAAGCGGATTACGTGGATGAGATCGCTTATGGGGGCTGGAAACCTCTGACCCTGGCGCGAACGATCCGGTTTTTGTGCAGGAAGAGGTATCACGCGGTGATGTTCACTACGGGAGTAAAGCCTTGGAAAGCTTGGCTTTTCATGCTGTTATTGAAAGCAAAACATAAGATAAGTGAACACAGTAATATCAAATATCCGGGTTTAACCGATTATGTTCCCTATTCCAGCCCAGGTCCCAGAACGCGCAACAACTACGAACTGCTCAGGGCGGTGCTGCCTCTGCCGGGTTGGGAGGAAGCGCTGCGGCGCCAGGAAGAGCTGGATCTGGCCACTGCTTTCGCACTCAACGAGGCCCACCGGAACTGGGCGGAGGACTATCTCCGGGAACAGGGTCTGGCCGGCAAACCCATATTGGCGATCCATCCCGGCTGCATGGCGCGGAACAAGTTCAGGCGCTGGCCGCAGGAGTATTTCGCCGAACTGATCAGGGCTGTAAGGCAGGACTTTGACTGCCACACGGTGGTGATCGCCGGCCCGGATGAAGAGGACGTCGGCCTTTTTCTGGCACGGATCGAGGGGGTCCATCTGCTCCGAAGGACGTCCCTGGCCAACGTGGCGGCCTTCATCGCCCGCTGCCAGGCATTTGTGAACACCGATTCAGGCCTGGGGCACATCGCCTCCTGTTTCCGCATCCCCTCGCTCACCATCTTCGGGCCCGGAGACGAAGCCCAGACGGCACCCTTTTCACCCAACAGCCAGGTCGTAAGGCTTCCCATCCACTGCGCGCCCTGCGTGAGGAGCAAGCAAAGGAACTGCCAGGCGGAATGCCTCACCGGGCTGAGCCCCCAAAAAGTATATGTTGCCCTTAAACCTATCCTGGACAGCGTTTTTGCCAATGATACCTAA
- a CDS encoding glycosyltransferase family 2 protein: MIIAQVLFWISVAALVYHLAGYPFILAVFNRLRKKTRQNPPEPTEFPRVTVLCPARNEEDAIEAKIRSFLALDYPPDRLKMIVISDDSTDRTNEIVSRFESQNVELVVQKPRQGKPSAHNLVIPRLDCDYVLSTDANSIFAPDALRLLVAKMLSDPRLAVVSGELRLIPGEGQKSGEGLYWRYESRLKQLDSDFHSLIGANGSLFLIRRDHFQPVDPQSVDDFERVLTVLKSGFLAAYEPRANVFERETEAAGQEMARKIRIVTREWYVLERNLKLLNPFRHPATSFQLVSHKLLRWLFFVFVLTGFLASALLLKIWFYRVTFLLQALIYGLGALGLVFQARGRRLPLSTVPAYLVAMIWSSLAAFVRYLLRTRANTWNPVR, from the coding sequence ATGATCATCGCGCAAGTGCTCTTCTGGATCTCCGTGGCCGCCCTGGTTTACCATCTGGCGGGATATCCCTTCATCCTGGCCGTTTTCAACCGCCTCCGGAAGAAGACACGGCAGAATCCGCCCGAGCCAACTGAATTTCCCCGCGTTACCGTGCTCTGCCCAGCCCGCAACGAAGAGGACGCGATCGAGGCCAAGATCAGATCATTCCTGGCCCTTGACTATCCCCCCGACCGCTTGAAAATGATCGTGATCTCGGACGATTCCACCGACCGCACCAATGAGATCGTGAGCCGTTTTGAAAGCCAGAATGTTGAACTGGTGGTGCAAAAACCCCGCCAGGGCAAACCTTCCGCCCACAATCTGGTGATCCCGCGTCTGGACTGCGATTACGTGCTCTCCACCGACGCCAACTCCATTTTCGCGCCGGACGCCCTGAGGCTGCTAGTGGCCAAAATGCTCTCCGATCCACGCCTGGCCGTTGTTTCCGGAGAACTGCGCCTCATCCCCGGCGAGGGTCAAAAATCCGGCGAAGGCCTCTACTGGCGCTACGAATCCCGGCTCAAACAGCTGGACAGCGATTTTCACTCCCTCATCGGCGCCAACGGCTCGCTCTTCCTCATCCGCCGCGACCACTTCCAGCCCGTGGATCCCCAGTCCGTGGACGATTTCGAGCGTGTGCTCACCGTGCTGAAAAGTGGCTTCCTGGCGGCTTATGAACCCCGCGCCAACGTGTTTGAGCGGGAAACGGAAGCCGCGGGCCAGGAAATGGCGCGCAAGATCCGCATCGTCACCCGCGAATGGTATGTGCTGGAGCGCAACCTCAAGCTGCTCAACCCTTTCCGCCATCCCGCCACCAGCTTTCAGCTGGTTTCCCACAAGCTGCTGCGCTGGCTCTTCTTCGTTTTTGTGTTGACAGGATTCCTTGCCTCCGCTTTGCTGTTAAAAATATGGTTTTACCGGGTCACCTTTTTACTCCAGGCCCTGATCTACGGTCTGGGAGCTCTCGGCCTTGTCTTTCAGGCCAGAGGCCGGCGCCTGCCGCTGAGCACCGTTCCGGCCTATCTGGTGGCGATGATCTGGTCGTCGCTGGCGGCTTTTGTGCGCTATCTGCTAAGAACGAGGGCCAACACCTGGAACCCGGTGCGTTAG
- a CDS encoding NAD(P)-dependent oxidoreductase, giving the protein MNLLITGSNGFVGSRLMWELDRLGHQVQGIDLSAHCDAVPHPKTLIGDIRTPADLKSVAGAFELENNAEFDLIIHCAAAKHDFGIKRGDYFSHNKYGTKTLLEFASQRGIRRLVYLSTVSVFGHPIGPADEDAPYAPDHPYGESKLAGELLCVDWQKKDPLRELIVLRPTVIFGPHNFANMYKLLDTMHRRPWVMVGKGDHVKSVVSLDTVTGMVIFALGLLQPGFQHFNCVDEPYLTLHELMRLIASQPGFRMPRVTIPIQLAVGIGRIFDLPAKLLGIDLPINSDRMKKFATETNFLAARIRAAGFVQTTSIASSVAEMCAWYLQNPPQGAKN; this is encoded by the coding sequence ATGAATTTACTTATCACAGGCAGCAACGGCTTTGTAGGCTCCCGGCTGATGTGGGAGCTCGACCGCCTGGGCCATCAGGTTCAGGGGATCGATCTCAGCGCCCACTGCGACGCCGTTCCCCATCCCAAAACCCTGATCGGCGACATCCGCACCCCGGCCGACCTGAAAAGCGTGGCCGGCGCTTTCGAGCTGGAAAACAACGCCGAATTTGACCTTATCATCCACTGTGCCGCTGCCAAACACGATTTCGGCATCAAGCGCGGCGACTATTTTTCCCACAACAAATACGGGACCAAGACCCTGCTCGAATTCGCTTCCCAGAGAGGGATCCGGCGCCTCGTTTACCTGAGCACCGTCTCCGTCTTCGGGCATCCCATCGGCCCCGCTGATGAGGACGCGCCTTACGCGCCGGACCATCCCTACGGGGAATCCAAGCTGGCCGGCGAACTGCTCTGCGTGGACTGGCAAAAGAAAGATCCGCTCCGAGAGCTCATCGTCCTGCGCCCCACCGTGATCTTCGGCCCCCACAACTTTGCCAACATGTATAAACTGCTGGACACGATGCACCGCCGCCCCTGGGTGATGGTGGGCAAAGGCGACCACGTGAAGAGCGTGGTCTCGCTGGACACAGTCACCGGCATGGTCATTTTCGCCCTGGGCCTGCTCCAGCCGGGCTTTCAGCACTTCAACTGCGTGGACGAGCCCTACCTCACCCTGCACGAACTGATGCGCCTCATCGCCTCGCAGCCCGGATTCCGGATGCCCCGCGTGACCATCCCCATCCAGCTGGCCGTGGGCATTGGCAGGATCTTCGACCTCCCCGCCAAACTGCTGGGGATCGACCTGCCCATCAACAGCGACCGCATGAAGAAATTCGCCACCGAAACCAATTTCCTCGCCGCCAGGATCCGCGCCGCGGGCTTTGTTCAGACCACCAGCATCGCCTCCAGCGTGGCGGAAATGTGCGCCTGGTATCTCCAAAATCCCCCCCAAGGAGCCAAGAATTGA
- a CDS encoding polysaccharide biosynthesis C-terminal domain-containing protein, which yields MPGINLKKNILLGGSSRLLIMGLSFLCSWISARFLGVELKGQYSYLVTLGGFIWMALDLGLYRSYPYLIRKHPDKLNSLLGWAIISFALETLILAALGLGLLRFWNSILGFAFDPLYMLLFIGFITLTKLFMHLQSLYLGMDRVGLHSLGHILNSFACLLLFALGYFLFRGEGRLAFILGSVLLGLAAASLFFLLAKSWGNPWREWQPRFVLGSYRFGIRVFLSSLLIMLLIRADIVLIKHFLGFREVGIYAIGAHIVDMLQAASNVAGGLLFVKLSDTADDRAKWVLMKKMLMLFFVFLTLTNLGFALLGKWVLQTLYGTDFVPAYGVYLWLIPASYGLSFGSLFNNYLNSKGFPVATIFIAGLALMVNIGLNLLLIPVWGIYGAALATDIAYLLWFVLIISYEQRSSGGRMLPCLVPARTDWRDFSRELLSALHVRNRNKPGKGHSR from the coding sequence ATGCCCGGGATCAACCTGAAGAAAAACATCCTGCTGGGTGGCAGCTCCAGATTGCTGATCATGGGGCTGTCTTTCCTTTGCAGCTGGATCTCGGCACGTTTTTTGGGAGTGGAGCTCAAAGGCCAGTACAGCTATCTGGTAACCCTGGGCGGGTTCATCTGGATGGCGCTGGATCTGGGTCTGTACCGCAGTTATCCCTATCTGATCCGCAAACATCCGGACAAACTGAACAGCCTGCTGGGCTGGGCGATCATCTCCTTCGCGCTGGAGACTTTGATCCTGGCGGCTTTGGGACTGGGTTTGCTGCGATTCTGGAACTCCATCCTGGGCTTTGCCTTCGATCCGCTATACATGCTGCTCTTCATTGGCTTCATCACCCTCACCAAGCTGTTCATGCACCTTCAGAGCCTCTATCTGGGCATGGACCGCGTCGGGCTGCACTCGCTGGGGCACATCCTCAATTCCTTTGCCTGCCTGCTGCTCTTTGCCCTGGGCTATTTCCTCTTCCGGGGGGAAGGACGGCTGGCCTTCATCCTGGGCTCGGTGCTGCTGGGTTTGGCGGCGGCCAGCCTCTTCTTCCTGCTGGCCAAAAGCTGGGGCAATCCGTGGCGGGAATGGCAGCCGCGCTTTGTGCTGGGATCCTACAGATTCGGGATCCGGGTGTTCCTTTCCAGCCTGCTGATCATGCTGCTGATCCGCGCGGACATTGTCCTCATCAAGCATTTCCTTGGCTTCAGGGAGGTGGGGATCTACGCGATCGGAGCCCATATCGTGGACATGCTGCAGGCCGCGTCCAACGTGGCCGGAGGCCTTCTCTTCGTGAAACTTTCGGATACCGCGGACGACCGCGCCAAATGGGTTTTGATGAAGAAGATGCTGATGCTGTTCTTCGTCTTTCTCACCCTCACCAACCTCGGCTTTGCCCTGCTGGGCAAGTGGGTGCTCCAAACCCTTTACGGAACTGACTTTGTGCCTGCCTACGGGGTGTATCTTTGGCTGATCCCGGCCAGTTACGGGCTCAGCTTCGGCTCGCTGTTCAACAACTATCTGAACAGCAAGGGCTTCCCCGTTGCCACCATCTTCATCGCCGGACTCGCCCTGATGGTCAACATCGGGCTGAACCTGCTGCTCATCCCGGTTTGGGGAATATACGGGGCTGCCCTCGCCACCGACATTGCCTATCTGCTCTGGTTTGTACTGATCATCTCTTATGAACAGCGCAGCAGCGGTGGCCGGATGTTGCCCTGCCTGGTCCCGGCCAGAACCGACTGGCGCGATTTCAGCCGGGAGCTTCTCTCCGCCTTGCATGTGCGGAACAGGAACAAGCCGGGCAAGGGTCATTCCAGATGA
- a CDS encoding glutamine--tRNA ligase/YqeY domain fusion protein, translating to MENSAKTAVSNFIRTIIDKDLASGKHSQVVTRFPPEPNGYLHIGHAKSICLNFGLARDYGGVCHLRFDDTNPIKEDIEYVDSILADVRWLGFDWQDKLFYASDYFDQLYAYAEILIQKGLAYVCDLSQEEIRAHRGTLTVAGQDSPYRNRSVEENLDLFRRMRDGEFEEGTKSLRARIDMASPNLNMRDPVIYRIKKAEHHRTGAKWVVYPMYDYTHCISDAIEGITHSICTLEFEDHRPLYDWFLDQLPVPCHPQQIEFARLNLSYTVMSKRRLLELVQTGTVKGWDDPRMPTIAGMRRRGFSPEAIREFADRIGVAKANSMVDFELLQFCVREDLNKRANRVMAVLEPLKLTIENYPEDKFEELEADNNPEDASAGKRLVPFGKHLFIERGDFSENPAKGWFRLSPGAEVRLKHAYYITCKEVVKDAAGHITEIICSHDPQSRGGWTPDERKVKGTIHWVSAAHAIDAEIRLYDQLFTLADFNAMEEGRDYHDYLDPNSLKVLSGCKLEPSLAAAEPGDRFQFMRQGYFCADDDSTREKPVFNRIVTLKDSWAKQSKKG from the coding sequence ATGGAAAACAGCGCCAAAACAGCGGTATCGAACTTTATCCGCACGATCATAGACAAGGACCTGGCCAGCGGCAAACACAGCCAGGTGGTCACCCGCTTCCCGCCGGAGCCGAACGGTTATCTGCACATCGGGCACGCCAAATCGATCTGCCTCAATTTTGGCCTCGCCAGAGACTACGGCGGGGTCTGCCATCTGCGTTTCGACGACACCAACCCCATCAAGGAAGACATCGAGTATGTGGATTCCATTCTGGCCGATGTGCGCTGGCTCGGATTCGACTGGCAGGACAAGCTTTTTTACGCCTCCGACTACTTTGACCAGCTCTATGCCTACGCCGAGATCCTGATCCAGAAAGGCCTCGCCTACGTTTGTGACCTCAGCCAGGAAGAGATCCGCGCCCACCGGGGCACCCTCACCGTCGCGGGCCAGGACAGCCCTTACCGCAACCGAAGCGTGGAAGAGAACCTGGACCTCTTTCGCAGGATGCGGGACGGCGAGTTCGAAGAGGGGACCAAATCCCTGCGCGCCAGGATCGACATGGCCTCTCCGAACCTGAACATGCGCGATCCCGTGATCTACCGCATCAAGAAGGCCGAACACCACCGCACCGGCGCCAAGTGGGTGGTTTATCCCATGTATGATTACACCCACTGCATTTCCGACGCCATCGAAGGGATCACCCATTCCATCTGCACCCTGGAGTTCGAGGACCACAGGCCCCTCTACGACTGGTTTCTGGACCAACTCCCCGTGCCCTGCCACCCGCAACAGATCGAATTCGCCCGGCTGAACCTGAGCTACACCGTGATGAGCAAACGCCGCCTGCTGGAATTGGTGCAAACCGGCACGGTGAAGGGATGGGACGATCCGCGCATGCCCACCATCGCCGGCATGAGGCGCCGGGGCTTTTCGCCGGAGGCGATCCGGGAATTCGCCGACCGCATCGGAGTGGCCAAAGCCAACTCCATGGTGGATTTCGAGCTGCTCCAGTTCTGCGTGCGGGAAGACCTGAACAAGCGCGCCAACCGCGTGATGGCGGTGCTGGAGCCGCTGAAGCTGACCATCGAGAACTATCCCGAGGACAAGTTTGAGGAACTGGAAGCCGATAACAACCCCGAGGACGCCAGCGCCGGCAAACGTTTGGTGCCTTTCGGAAAACATCTGTTCATCGAGCGCGGCGATTTCTCCGAGAACCCCGCCAAAGGCTGGTTCCGCCTCTCACCGGGGGCCGAGGTGCGGCTCAAACACGCCTACTACATCACCTGCAAGGAAGTGGTCAAAGACGCCGCCGGCCACATCACCGAGATCATCTGCAGCCACGATCCGCAGTCCCGGGGTGGCTGGACACCTGACGAACGCAAGGTGAAAGGTACCATCCACTGGGTGAGCGCGGCCCACGCCATCGACGCCGAGATCCGGCTCTACGACCAGCTTTTCACCCTGGCCGATTTCAACGCCATGGAAGAGGGCAGGGATTACCACGATTACCTGGATCCGAATTCGCTGAAAGTGCTCTCCGGCTGCAAGCTGGAGCCTTCCCTGGCCGCGGCTGAGCCGGGAGACAGATTCCAGTTCATGCGGCAGGGATATTTCTGCGCGGATGACGATTCCACCCGGGAAAAACCTGTCTTCAACCGCATCGTGACCCTCAAGGACAGTTGGGCCAAGCAGAGCAAAAAAGGTTGA